In Halorhabdus tiamatea SARL4B, a genomic segment contains:
- a CDS encoding 5,10-methylenetetrahydromethanopterin reductase → MKAIELTPEQPVETVRRLAERAERAGFDTIFASNHYNNRDPFQTLSSIAAGTETARLGPGVVNPYETHPVRLASRMATLDESSDGRGVFGIGAGDASTLANLGVERDSPLRRVLETFKVAQRLWAGETVDHDGQFVARDASLNYEVGEIPVYVGAQGPHMLRMSGKHADGVLVNAAHPADLSWSADRIAEGRAERPDDRGDFDIAAYASVSVAEDEDRAREAARPPVAFIVGSTAPPVLDRHDLDHDRAGRIGDAIERGDFETAFEAVTPAMIDAFAIAGSKATVADRIEAAMAYVDSFVVASPLGPDLETAIDLAAEALETATAE, encoded by the coding sequence ATGAAAGCCATCGAACTCACGCCCGAGCAGCCGGTCGAAACGGTACGGCGACTGGCCGAGCGCGCCGAACGCGCCGGCTTCGACACCATCTTCGCGAGCAATCACTACAACAACCGCGATCCGTTCCAGACGCTGTCGTCGATCGCGGCCGGGACGGAGACGGCCCGACTCGGCCCGGGTGTCGTCAACCCCTACGAGACCCATCCCGTTAGACTCGCCTCGCGGATGGCCACACTCGACGAGTCCAGCGACGGCCGGGGCGTCTTCGGGATCGGGGCCGGCGACGCCTCGACGCTCGCCAACCTCGGCGTCGAGCGCGACTCGCCCCTGCGCCGGGTCCTGGAGACGTTCAAAGTCGCCCAGCGGCTCTGGGCCGGCGAGACCGTCGATCACGACGGCCAGTTCGTCGCCCGGGACGCGAGCCTGAACTACGAGGTGGGGGAGATCCCCGTCTACGTCGGCGCACAGGGCCCTCACATGCTGCGGATGAGCGGGAAACACGCAGACGGCGTGCTCGTCAACGCCGCCCACCCGGCGGACCTCTCGTGGTCGGCCGACCGGATCGCGGAGGGACGGGCCGAGCGACCCGACGACCGTGGTGACTTCGACATCGCCGCCTACGCGAGCGTCAGCGTCGCCGAGGACGAAGATCGCGCCAGAGAGGCCGCCCGACCGCCGGTGGCGTTCATCGTCGGGAGCACCGCGCCGCCGGTCCTCGACCGACACGACCTGGATCACGACCGCGCGGGGCGGATCGGCGACGCCATCGAGCGTGGAGACTTCGAGACGGCCTTCGAGGCGGTCACGCCGGCGATGATCGACGCCTTCGCGATCGCCGGGTCGAAAGCGACAGTCGCCGATCGGATCGAGGCGGCAATGGCGTACGTCGACAGCTTCGTCGTCGCGTCGCCGCTCGGGCCGGACCTGGAGACGGCGATCGATCTGGCGGCCGAGGCGCTCGAAACGGCGACGGCGGAGTAA
- a CDS encoding coenzyme F420-0:L-glutamate ligase, with translation MEVFAVPDIPEIEPGDDLATLIDERVDLREGDVLTVASTVVSKAEGRGADLSDFEAGEHARDIADQIGEIAGERKDPRFAQAVIEESEELVMAAPFILAVTRFGHITVNAGIDRSNVPGADLLLLPEDPSASARRLSDALGVPVVVTDTSGRPFRQGQRGVAIGWAGLPAMRDWRGEHDREGRELTATVEAVVDELAAATNLVTGEGDDGRPVAVVRDWEFGDHDGHDHLFRDRDGDLVRQALADFEYHSE, from the coding sequence ATGGAGGTCTTCGCGGTCCCCGATATCCCGGAGATCGAACCGGGTGACGACCTGGCGACACTGATCGACGAGCGCGTCGACCTGCGTGAGGGTGACGTCCTCACGGTCGCCAGCACGGTCGTCTCGAAGGCCGAAGGGAGGGGGGCGGATCTGTCGGACTTCGAGGCCGGCGAGCACGCCCGCGACATCGCGGATCAGATCGGTGAAATCGCCGGCGAGCGCAAGGATCCGCGCTTCGCCCAGGCGGTCATCGAGGAGAGCGAGGAACTCGTCATGGCGGCCCCGTTCATCCTGGCGGTGACCCGTTTCGGGCATATCACCGTCAATGCCGGAATCGACCGCTCGAACGTCCCCGGCGCGGACCTGCTCCTGTTGCCCGAGGACCCCTCGGCGAGCGCGCGCCGCCTGTCCGACGCGCTCGGGGTTCCCGTCGTCGTGACCGATACCTCGGGTCGGCCCTTTCGGCAGGGCCAGCGCGGCGTCGCGATCGGGTGGGCCGGCCTCCCGGCGATGCGGGACTGGCGGGGCGAACACGACCGCGAGGGCCGCGAACTCACGGCGACCGTCGAGGCCGTCGTCGACGAACTCGCGGCGGCGACCAACCTCGTCACGGGCGAGGGCGACGACGGCCGGCCCGTGGCGGTCGTGCGCGACTGGGAGTTCGGCGACCACGACGGCCACGACCACCTGTTCCGGGATCGGGACGGCGATCTCGTCCGGCAGGCACTCGCCGACTTCGAGTATCACTCCGAGTGA
- a CDS encoding metallophosphoesterase family protein: MDVAIISDSHVPSREPAIPDWALERVRTADHVIHAGDFDSSAALADVRAAASRLTAVAGNMDPRALGLPDVETVSLGGVEFVVTHGTGSRHNYEQRVAGIVAEEGSEGPTVGVAGHTHECLDTTVDGVRLLNPGSVTGASPASEATMLTATASDGDLSVTVHRESEIA, from the coding sequence ATGGACGTTGCGATCATCAGCGATTCACACGTTCCCTCCCGTGAACCGGCGATCCCCGACTGGGCGCTCGAACGCGTTCGCACGGCCGACCACGTTATCCACGCCGGGGACTTCGACTCATCGGCCGCGCTCGCGGACGTCCGGGCCGCGGCGAGCCGGCTCACCGCCGTCGCCGGGAACATGGACCCGCGTGCGCTCGGCCTGCCAGACGTCGAGACCGTCTCACTCGGCGGCGTCGAGTTCGTCGTGACCCACGGTACTGGATCGCGACACAACTACGAGCAGCGAGTCGCCGGGATCGTCGCAGAGGAGGGGAGCGAGGGGCCGACCGTCGGCGTCGCGGGTCACACCCACGAGTGCCTGGATACGACGGTCGACGGCGTTCGGCTGCTCAATCCCGGCAGCGTTACGGGCGCGTCGCCGGCCAGCGAGGCCACGATGCTGACGGCGACGGCCAGCGACGGCGACCTCTCGGTGACTGTCCACCGCGAGTCCGAAATCGCGTAG
- a CDS encoding NUDIX domain-containing protein, giving the protein MDEVHVVTCFLRNHGEVLLLRRSDAVGSYAGQWGAVSGHAEGDPDAMAREEIAEETGLADAVTLRRGGAPFDVVDAERGARWIVHPFLFEVDDRTVEPNDETAEYEWVHPTAILRRETVPDLWASYDRVRPTVEAVREDRDHGSAWLSIRALEILRDEAGVRTWGEGSGGWDAVAAIARDLRDARPSMPVVANRVNRVMARADRSPAAVEHIAREGLEAAFAADGGAAEHAAELLPDRIATLSRSGTVRTAIERADPEAVLVAQSRPGGEGVGVAEELAGERDVTIAADADLAWAIHEWESGAVIVGADAIRPDGGVLNKAGTRSAALAAAHEGVPVLVAAAADKVDADGEREIESVDPGRIYDGTADLTVRSPLFDVTPPELVDAICTDRGVLEPEDIEAVAAEHRANAEWEDRLNS; this is encoded by the coding sequence ATGGACGAGGTACACGTCGTCACCTGCTTCCTTCGGAACCACGGCGAGGTTCTCCTCCTGCGTCGGAGCGACGCCGTCGGCTCGTACGCAGGACAGTGGGGGGCCGTCTCCGGACACGCCGAGGGTGATCCCGACGCAATGGCCCGAGAAGAGATCGCCGAGGAGACTGGACTCGCCGACGCCGTGACCCTTCGGCGGGGCGGTGCTCCCTTCGACGTCGTGGATGCCGAACGGGGGGCGCGGTGGATCGTCCACCCCTTCCTCTTCGAGGTGGACGATCGGACGGTCGAACCCAACGACGAGACGGCCGAGTACGAGTGGGTCCATCCGACGGCGATCCTCCGCCGGGAGACCGTCCCGGATCTCTGGGCGTCATACGACCGGGTTCGGCCGACCGTCGAGGCCGTCCGCGAGGATCGCGACCACGGGTCGGCGTGGCTGTCGATCCGGGCGCTAGAGATCCTCCGCGACGAAGCGGGCGTCCGGACGTGGGGAGAGGGGAGTGGCGGGTGGGACGCCGTGGCCGCGATCGCCCGCGATCTTCGGGACGCCCGCCCCTCGATGCCCGTCGTCGCAAACCGGGTAAATCGGGTGATGGCGCGAGCGGATCGGTCGCCGGCGGCTGTCGAGCACATCGCTCGCGAGGGGCTCGAAGCCGCCTTCGCGGCCGACGGCGGGGCGGCCGAACACGCTGCCGAGTTGCTCCCGGATCGGATCGCGACGCTCTCGCGCTCGGGAACGGTCCGGACGGCGATCGAACGCGCCGATCCCGAGGCGGTGCTGGTCGCCCAGTCGCGACCGGGCGGCGAGGGAGTCGGTGTGGCCGAAGAGTTGGCGGGGGAGCGAGACGTGACCATCGCCGCCGACGCCGATCTGGCGTGGGCGATCCACGAGTGGGAATCGGGTGCGGTCATCGTCGGAGCCGACGCGATCCGGCCGGACGGCGGAGTGCTGAACAAGGCCGGGACGCGTTCGGCGGCGCTCGCTGCCGCCCACGAGGGCGTGCCCGTCCTCGTCGCGGCGGCAGCCGACAAGGTGGACGCCGATGGAGAGCGTGAGATCGAATCCGTCGATCCCGGACGAATCTACGACGGGACGGCGGATCTGACCGTCCGATCGCCGCTGTTCGACGTGACGCCGCCGGAGTTGGTCGACGCGATCTGTACGGACCGGGGTGTGCTCGAACCGGAGGATATTGAGGCGGTCGCAGCGGAGCACCGGGCGAACGCCGAGTGGGAAGACCGATTGAATAGTTGA
- a CDS encoding glycoside hydrolase family 43 protein, translating into MQYHNPVLPGMHPDPTIARAGEDFYLAVSSFEYFPGVPLFHSTDLVSWERVGHCLTRDSQLDLRGREASDGIYAPTLRHHDGTFYMVTTDVGGDDGGHFIVTADDPAGEWSDPLYVDAGGIDPDLFFDTDGTAYFQYTDGEALPEYRIRQAEIDLDTGELGDVRQLWRGIEGGFAEAPHIYERDGIYYLITAEGGTHTDHMVTVGRSDDPTGPFEPHPDNPVLSHRGRPMHPLSAMGHADMIQAPDGSWWMVFLGIRQYGPNPGVHHLGRETFLAPVTWEDGWPIVNDGEPIDPDMTVESLPGDSPGGLASPARPFETTFDGELDDSWQFRRNPDPATYSLPGEGLSLVGKTDTLDDPASTFVGRPQSHFDCRAEIDLGFDPDDGEEAGLALVMNESHHYEIGVGREGGETVARVRLRIGEVAETVASIPAAGEDHRLVVDVTTEEYTFRYDDGDGEPTELATAATRYLSTEVAGGFTGVYIGPYALGAGTETVTPAQVRRFAYEPAE; encoded by the coding sequence ATGCAGTATCACAATCCCGTTCTGCCGGGCATGCATCCCGACCCGACCATCGCGCGCGCCGGCGAGGACTTCTACCTCGCCGTCTCGTCGTTCGAGTACTTCCCCGGTGTCCCGCTGTTTCACAGCACGGACCTGGTCTCCTGGGAGCGGGTCGGGCACTGTCTCACCCGCGACAGCCAACTCGACCTCCGCGGCCGCGAGGCTTCCGACGGCATCTACGCCCCAACCTTGCGCCATCACGACGGCACGTTCTACATGGTCACGACCGACGTCGGTGGTGACGACGGTGGCCACTTCATCGTGACCGCCGACGATCCCGCCGGCGAGTGGTCCGATCCGCTGTACGTCGACGCCGGGGGGATCGACCCCGACCTCTTCTTCGATACGGACGGGACCGCGTACTTTCAGTATACCGACGGCGAGGCGCTCCCGGAATACCGGATCAGACAGGCCGAGATCGACCTCGACACCGGCGAACTCGGCGACGTCCGCCAGCTCTGGCGGGGCATCGAAGGCGGGTTCGCCGAAGCACCGCACATCTACGAACGCGACGGGATCTACTACCTCATCACCGCCGAGGGCGGGACCCACACGGATCACATGGTCACCGTCGGCCGGAGCGACGACCCGACCGGCCCGTTCGAACCCCATCCCGACAACCCAGTGCTCTCCCATCGCGGTCGGCCGATGCACCCACTCAGCGCGATGGGCCACGCCGACATGATCCAGGCCCCGGACGGCTCGTGGTGGATGGTGTTCCTCGGGATCCGCCAGTACGGCCCCAACCCTGGCGTCCACCACCTCGGCCGGGAGACGTTCCTCGCCCCGGTCACCTGGGAGGACGGCTGGCCGATCGTCAACGACGGCGAGCCGATCGACCCCGATATGACCGTCGAGTCGCTGCCCGGCGATTCACCCGGCGGGCTGGCGAGTCCGGCCCGACCGTTCGAAACGACCTTCGACGGCGAACTCGACGACAGCTGGCAGTTCCGCCGGAACCCGGACCCGGCGACGTACTCGCTCCCGGGCGAGGGACTGTCGCTCGTGGGAAAGACCGACACTCTCGACGATCCGGCGTCGACGTTCGTCGGCCGCCCGCAGTCCCACTTCGATTGCCGAGCCGAGATCGATCTCGGGTTCGATCCCGACGACGGTGAGGAGGCCGGTCTCGCGCTCGTGATGAACGAGTCCCACCACTACGAGATCGGCGTGGGTCGTGAGGGTGGCGAGACGGTCGCTCGCGTCCGGCTCCGGATCGGCGAGGTTGCTGAGACGGTCGCGTCCATCCCCGCCGCGGGCGAGGACCACCGGCTGGTCGTCGACGTGACGACTGAGGAATACACGTTCCGCTACGACGACGGCGACGGCGAGCCGACCGAACTCGCCACGGCGGCCACACGGTACCTGTCGACGGAAGTCGCGGGCGGGTTCACCGGCGTCTATATCGGTCCGTACGCACTTGGAGCAGGAACAGAAACGGTAACGCCGGCCCAGGTCCGGCGCTTCGCATACGAGCCGGCGGAGTGA
- a CDS encoding rhodanese-like domain-containing protein, whose product MDGECSAADLKSLLDGEQDVRIVDVRPPAAFERGHIPGSENVPLATLTNEVDRLDGAAHVVTVCAHGQASIQAARLVAAYEGIDGPVESLSCGVDGWDGDLKMGDGR is encoded by the coding sequence ATGGACGGCGAGTGCTCGGCGGCGGATCTCAAGTCGCTGCTGGACGGCGAGCAGGACGTACGCATCGTGGATGTTCGACCACCGGCGGCCTTCGAACGCGGTCACATCCCCGGCAGCGAGAACGTTCCGCTGGCCACGCTCACGAACGAGGTCGACCGCCTCGACGGCGCTGCTCACGTCGTCACGGTCTGTGCGCACGGCCAGGCGAGCATCCAGGCCGCTCGGCTCGTTGCTGCCTACGAAGGGATCGACGGCCCCGTCGAAAGTCTCTCGTGTGGCGTCGACGGGTGGGACGGCGACCTGAAAATGGGCGACGGTCGCTGA
- a CDS encoding NUDIX hydrolase, whose translation MTEEHAGHDWPILESRAEYQTGWYEGGYDLVEQPDGTEKKYYWAALPPAVVVVPIVDGEIVMVEQYRPAIREHCLELPAGIVEDGESYTEAGARELREETGFDPAGVSLLEDFWVATGAMRHQRGIVFAEGLEPVETDLDDNEFLEVTTVPIENALDRARADPANDATIEGILLAREDGLL comes from the coding sequence ATGACTGAAGAACACGCGGGCCACGACTGGCCGATTCTCGAATCGCGCGCCGAGTACCAGACGGGCTGGTACGAGGGGGGCTACGATCTGGTCGAGCAGCCCGACGGCACCGAAAAGAAGTACTACTGGGCCGCACTGCCACCGGCGGTCGTCGTCGTTCCGATCGTCGACGGCGAAATCGTGATGGTCGAGCAGTACCGGCCGGCGATCCGCGAGCACTGCCTCGAACTCCCGGCCGGGATCGTCGAGGACGGCGAGTCCTACACCGAGGCGGGCGCGCGGGAACTCCGCGAGGAGACTGGATTCGACCCCGCCGGCGTTTCGCTGCTCGAGGACTTCTGGGTCGCGACGGGCGCGATGCGCCACCAGCGTGGGATCGTCTTCGCCGAGGGACTCGAACCCGTCGAGACCGATCTCGACGACAACGAGTTCCTCGAAGTCACGACGGTCCCGATCGAGAACGCGCTCGACCGGGCGCGAGCCGACCCGGCCAACGACGCGACCATCGAGGGGATCCTGCTCGCCAGGGAAGACGGCCTGCTGTGA
- a CDS encoding DUF5809 family protein: MHTEGLLAPETPAEARQRYDDLASTADVVVREVARAMDLDGAAYDRRVTDDVVLTAQNAVFASLLAVHVGTHEEFDAFCDDHDGEVVQTGSEHVEGVVWHAPGFAETIVATTFQDAEEAAIGTLRRQAFGRLYRDVLETDESGGNEPDTAGRGDDQGAS; encoded by the coding sequence ATGCACACCGAGGGGCTGCTCGCACCCGAGACGCCCGCCGAGGCCCGACAGCGCTACGACGATCTCGCCTCGACGGCCGACGTCGTCGTTCGGGAGGTCGCGCGGGCGATGGATCTCGACGGCGCGGCGTACGACCGCCGCGTCACCGACGACGTCGTCCTGACCGCCCAGAATGCGGTATTCGCCTCGCTCCTTGCCGTCCACGTCGGCACCCACGAGGAGTTCGACGCGTTCTGTGACGACCACGACGGCGAGGTCGTCCAGACCGGCAGCGAACACGTCGAGGGCGTCGTCTGGCACGCGCCGGGATTCGCCGAGACGATCGTCGCGACGACGTTTCAGGACGCCGAGGAAGCCGCGATCGGGACCCTTCGCCGGCAAGCGTTCGGGCGGCTCTACCGGGACGTCCTCGAGACGGACGAGTCAGGAGGGAACGAGCCGGACACCGCCGGGCGTGGCGACGACCAGGGGGCGAGTTGA
- a CDS encoding DUF5810 domain-containing protein, with protein sequence MGYACPVCEAPQVDARHLANHLAFTALLGDDDHEAWLEEHAPGWDQEDDEGLAALVVEHATAVDLSESVGHEHTSQRNGDGEFAGDVDRPGDLAGGGPDTIDDHDPGVTFDDFGDGPTARSDPTLDADAKNALREAYEMTRVRRERAQEESADADAGETE encoded by the coding sequence ATGGGATACGCGTGTCCGGTGTGTGAGGCCCCCCAGGTCGACGCCAGACACCTGGCGAATCACCTGGCGTTCACTGCGTTGCTGGGTGACGACGACCACGAGGCCTGGCTCGAAGAACACGCCCCGGGGTGGGATCAGGAGGACGACGAGGGCCTCGCCGCGCTCGTCGTCGAACACGCGACGGCGGTCGACCTCTCGGAATCTGTGGGACACGAACATACGAGCCAGCGAAACGGAGACGGCGAGTTCGCAGGCGACGTCGACCGGCCCGGCGACCTGGCTGGCGGCGGTCCGGATACGATCGACGACCACGACCCGGGTGTGACCTTCGACGATTTCGGTGACGGTCCGACGGCACGATCCGATCCAACTCTCGACGCAGACGCGAAGAACGCTCTTCGAGAAGCCTACGAGATGACCCGCGTCCGTCGCGAGCGTGCCCAGGAGGAGTCGGCCGACGCTGACGCGGGCGAAACGGAATAG
- the rimI gene encoding ribosomal protein S18-alanine N-acetyltransferase — MTTVASERGAGPLVRPATRKDLLGVVEIERQSFPQPWPRSAFERFLDAPAFLVAVEQTSPAARPVIGYVVADAIPNDGRPLGHVKDIAVHPDRRNGGVGRLLLQRAILALGASAIATIKLEVRESNAAARHLYRSEGFVHRRTIPGYYNDGETALVMVRSP; from the coding sequence GTGACGACCGTCGCGTCCGAACGGGGGGCCGGGCCCCTCGTTCGACCTGCGACCCGGAAGGATCTCCTCGGCGTGGTGGAGATCGAACGCCAGTCGTTTCCCCAGCCCTGGCCGAGGAGTGCCTTCGAGCGCTTTCTCGACGCCCCGGCGTTTCTCGTCGCCGTCGAGCAGACGTCCCCGGCAGCCAGGCCGGTGATCGGCTACGTCGTCGCGGACGCGATCCCCAACGACGGCCGACCGCTCGGCCACGTCAAAGATATCGCCGTCCACCCTGACCGTCGGAACGGCGGCGTCGGCCGGCTGTTGCTCCAGCGTGCAATCCTTGCGCTCGGAGCCAGCGCCATTGCCACAATCAAACTCGAAGTCCGGGAGAGCAACGCCGCGGCCAGACACCTCTACCGGAGTGAGGGGTTCGTTCACCGTCGGACGATCCCCGGCTACTACAACGACGGCGAGACCGCGCTGGTGATGGTTCGCTCACCGTAG
- a CDS encoding DUF7533 family protein — MAAGIIETLSRVGTAVVVAPIALLGVDFLIRGNHVGGIAFLGIVGLILAIERYVITPGEIPQRVASRLVGALVTVEDSDDT, encoded by the coding sequence ATGGCGGCTGGCATTATCGAGACGCTGAGTCGGGTCGGCACAGCGGTCGTCGTCGCACCGATTGCCCTGCTCGGTGTCGATTTCCTGATTCGGGGTAACCACGTCGGCGGGATCGCGTTCCTGGGCATCGTCGGTCTCATCCTCGCGATCGAACGGTACGTCATCACACCGGGGGAGATTCCCCAGCGGGTCGCGAGTCGACTCGTCGGTGCGCTCGTCACTGTCGAGGACTCAGACGATACGTGA
- a CDS encoding PrsW family intramembrane metalloprotease — translation MPQRDPIEAAADGSLDLYDVADWEVRGPLDRLAVAVHASALTLGRVTIVLLAVSILVSQFVLGGLGAITDPVVGTVTVLSVVPAVGLAGYVWRADVTSREPLSLLVATFLLGVLFAGFAAVINAMFAPAAFVFADVVGVEALGLLLFFYVIVGPVEEGVKLLAVRLYAFRDARFDAVVDGAVYGALAGLGFATIENALYITQATGDVGMGVFAAGGSVVTVRALAGPGHVIYSAFAGYYLGLAKFNPDQAGPIVVKGLMIAAFVHATYNAAVSALPSVLATGLGVSPFLAFVGFVIVYDGLFGYVLVRKLRTYRQTYHRARARRSRSFEPDLAEFDPSNRRDRPDSL, via the coding sequence ATGCCACAGCGCGATCCGATCGAGGCCGCCGCCGACGGCTCGCTGGATCTGTACGACGTCGCCGACTGGGAGGTCCGTGGGCCGCTCGATCGGCTCGCCGTGGCCGTACACGCGAGTGCGCTCACCCTCGGCCGGGTGACCATCGTTCTCCTCGCGGTCTCGATCCTCGTCTCGCAGTTCGTCCTCGGCGGACTCGGCGCGATCACGGACCCTGTCGTCGGAACGGTCACCGTCCTGTCGGTTGTGCCCGCTGTGGGGCTGGCTGGCTACGTCTGGCGGGCCGACGTCACGAGCCGAGAGCCCCTCTCGTTGCTCGTCGCGACGTTTCTCCTCGGCGTTCTCTTTGCCGGCTTCGCGGCCGTCATCAACGCCATGTTCGCCCCCGCCGCGTTCGTGTTCGCCGACGTCGTCGGCGTCGAGGCGCTTGGCCTGTTACTCTTCTTCTACGTTATCGTCGGCCCGGTCGAGGAGGGAGTCAAACTCCTGGCTGTCCGACTGTACGCCTTCAGGGACGCCCGCTTCGATGCCGTCGTCGACGGGGCCGTCTACGGGGCCCTCGCCGGCCTCGGCTTTGCCACCATCGAGAACGCGCTGTACATCACGCAAGCGACTGGTGACGTCGGGATGGGCGTCTTCGCCGCCGGCGGGAGCGTCGTCACCGTGCGGGCGCTGGCTGGACCGGGCCACGTCATCTACTCGGCGTTCGCGGGCTATTACCTCGGGCTGGCGAAGTTCAACCCCGACCAGGCTGGCCCCATCGTCGTCAAGGGGCTGATGATCGCTGCGTTCGTCCACGCGACGTACAACGCGGCCGTCTCTGCGCTCCCGTCGGTGCTCGCAACCGGACTCGGCGTCTCGCCGTTTCTCGCTTTCGTCGGGTTCGTGATCGTCTACGACGGTCTGTTCGGGTACGTCCTCGTCCGGAAACTTCGGACGTATCGGCAGACGTACCATCGAGCCCGTGCACGGAGGAGCCGTTCGTTCGAACCCGATCTCGCCGAGTTCGACCCCTCGAATCGACGCGACCGACCGGACAGCCTTTGA
- the pdxT gene encoding pyridoxal 5'-phosphate synthase glutaminase subunit PdxT produces the protein MTSTAGVIAVQGDVSEHASALKAAANAHDETVEVVEIRESGIVPECDVLLLPGGESTTISRLLREEAIAPEIRDHVAAGKPVLATCAGLIVAARDAGDDRVETLDLLDVTVERNAFGRQKDSFEASLDVVGLDEPFPAVFIRAPAIGEVGDAEVLSSIDGRPVAVRDGPVVGTAFHPELTGDHRIHDLAFFDARNNR, from the coding sequence ATGACGAGTACCGCCGGCGTGATCGCCGTCCAGGGCGACGTCAGCGAACACGCGAGCGCCCTCAAGGCGGCCGCGAACGCCCACGACGAGACGGTCGAAGTCGTCGAGATACGCGAGTCCGGGATCGTGCCCGAGTGTGACGTCCTGTTGCTCCCCGGCGGAGAGTCGACGACGATCTCCCGGCTGTTACGCGAGGAAGCCATTGCTCCGGAGATCCGCGACCACGTCGCTGCCGGCAAGCCGGTGCTCGCGACTTGTGCCGGGCTGATCGTGGCAGCGCGTGACGCCGGCGACGACCGCGTCGAGACCCTCGACTTGCTCGACGTCACCGTCGAACGCAACGCCTTCGGCCGCCAGAAGGACAGCTTCGAGGCCTCACTCGACGTTGTCGGCCTCGACGAACCCTTCCCTGCCGTGTTCATCCGCGCGCCGGCCATCGGCGAGGTCGGCGACGCCGAGGTGCTCTCGTCGATCGACGGCCGACCGGTCGCCGTCCGGGACGGCCCCGTCGTCGGGACCGCCTTCCACCCGGAACTGACGGGCGACCACCGGATCCACGACCTCGCCTTCTTCGACGCCCGAAATAACCGCTAA